AAAAATCACAGAGCCCAGAGCTAGGGCGGATAAAATCAACAAAATTAAAAACGAACAAATGCTAGGCATTGAGAAAAACACAGAAATTTACCTCATGGGGATTTTAAACATGCTCTTACTGGGCGATGGGAGCACCAATTTTTTACACAGGGACAGCCTAGAGGATTTTGAAGCCAAAAAGCCTATCAACTACGAACAGGGCGATCTTAAGGGCGAACCCTTTAACGCCAATGTGTTTTTACTCAACCCCCCCTACAGCGCAAAGGGCAAGGGCTTTATTTTTGTAGAACGGGCCTTAGAGAGGATGGAGAAGGGGCGCGCGGTGGTGATTATTCAAGAAAACGCCGGAAGTGGGAATGGATGGCCCTACACCGCACAGATTTTAGAGCACAGCACTTTAGTAGCCAGCATTAAAATGCCCTTAGATCTATTTGTGGGCAAATCCAGCGTGCAGACCGCCATTTATGTCTTTGAAGTAGGCACACCTCACTCTGAAGATAAGTTAGTGAAATTCATCGACTTTAGCCATGATGGCTACACAAGAGCGGCGCGCAAAAAGGCAAGAGCTAGCACAAATTTACGCGACACCGATCACGCTAAGGAGCGTTACGCTGAGCTGATTGCCCTAGTGCTGGGTAAAAAGCGCGCAACAAACTTTTATAAAGACCACTACATAGAGGACACCATCAATTTAAAGGGCAAGGACTGGACCTATGCCCAGCATCAAAAAATCGACACCATGCCCCAAATGGGCGATTTTAAGGGGAGCGTAGCGGAGTTTTTGGCTTATGAAGTCTCTTTAGTGCTTAAAGGCGATAGCGCGGGAAAGTCGCTAACCCCCGCCTAGCAAGTTGGAAGGCTCTAGTAGCCTTAAGCTGGCGGGGGGTGCAATTAGGGGAGATTTTTGAGGTGTTTAAGCCTACCAAGCACAACTACCAAAAGCGGTTTTTACCCACAGAGCCCACAGAGGGGTATATCTCCGCCATCACTTGCACCACACAAAACAACGGCATAGCGTGTTATATGCCAAAAGAGGGGGCTGAGGTGTTGGAAAATATGATCTCTGTGGGGGCAAATGGGGACGCGCCTGCCTTTTACCAATCTAGAGAATTTGCGCTTTTGCAGGATTGCTACGCTTTGAAGTTTAAGGAAAGGGAGTTAAGCCACGCGCAATATTTGTTTTTGGTCGTGTGCCTTAACAAGGTCTTGGCTAAATACAACTGGAACAATAAATCCGGTTGGGCTAAGGTGTCTAAAGAGCAAATTCCCTTGCCCCACACCCCTAATGGGGAAATCGCTTTTGAGGCTATGGAAGCCTTTATAAAGGAACTTCAAGCGGAGCGCTTGGAGGAACTTCAAGCGTATCTAAAAGTAACAGGATTGGAGGACACCAAGCTAACCCCAGAGGAAGCACACGCCTTAAATATCTTTAGCGCGCACTTTGCAAATCGCGGGGGGGGGGGGGCAATGGTGCTACCCCTAGTAACTTAAAATGGCGGGAGTTTAGGATGAGAGATTTATTCATCATTAGCGGAAGCAAGACCACCCCTAAACTACAACTAGAGAAATACGGCAAAGGGGATTATCCCTATGTAACCACCCAAGCTACCAATAATGGCATTGCGGGTTATTACAACTTTTGGACAGAAAAAGGACATTGCTTGACCATTGATAGCGCAGTTTTAGGCACATGCTTTTATCAAACTAAAAATTTTAGTGCTAGCGACCATGTGGAGATTTTGCGCCCAAAATTTGAATCCTTTAACCGCAACATTGCTCTATACTTTGTAACCGCCTTGAATCGTTTAGCTCTGTGTTATGGCTACTCTTATGCTCACAAACGCTCACAAAAGGCTTTAAGAGAGGAAATAATCCCCTTGCCCACTTATTCAAATGGCGCAATTGCTTTTGAATTTATGGAAAACTTCATTAAAGCCCTAGAAAAACAACAGATCGAAAAAGTTAAAGCGTTGTGGGATCAGAAGTTGGGGGCATATACTAGCGTGCTAGATCAAGGCTAAGAACGCTTTCAATCCAGTTTTAAGGGGCGTATTAATCCACCTTAAAAAAGGGTGAGCTAAGATTCTTTAAAAATTCTAAAGGTTAAATGATGGGATTTGACAAAAATAACCCCTATTTATGCGGGGGGGGGGGGTAGATGTTACTCTTAGTGGCTTAAAATGGCGAGAGTTTAGAGTAGGAGAGCTTTTTCACATCAACACCCCTAAGAGAAAATTTGACGCTAATAAGGTGCGCTTTTGTATAGATGGATACCCCTATGTAGCTAGGGGAGCTAATAATAACGGCATTAGGGGCTATATTGATGAAGACCCTATTTTTTTAAATGAGGCTCCTAGTATTAGTTTTGGACAGGACACTGCTACGATTTTTTACCAAGACAAACCCTACTTTACGGGGGATAAGATTAAAGTTTTCACGCTTAAAGAGGAATACTTAAGTCGGTATAGGGCTTTATTCTTAATTACTTGCATGCGTAAAACCTTTAGTGCCTTTAGTTGGGGTAGCACCTCCTTTAAACAAGGTATCTTAGAGAATCTTTTCATAAAATTACCCACTCACAAAGATGGCACTATTGCCTACGACTTAATGGAACACTTTATCAAAGCCCTAGAAAAGCAGCAGATCGAAAAAGTTATGGCATTGTGGGATCAAAGATTAAAGGCGTATGAGGATACAATCTATGATAAAAATTAAAGGACTTATCAATGGAACTTAAAGATAACAGCCCTGTTGCCACTGGGGGGGGGGGGTAAGCCTAGAAAATCTTAAATGGCAAGCATTTAGCTTTAGCGAAGTCTTTATTTATGAAAGGGGGAGGCGTTATAAAAAAGAGGATCACACAAAGGGGGAAATCGCTTATATCTCTTCAAGTGCCATGAATAATGGCGTGGATGGCTATGTCGCCCCGCCTCCTTATATGAAAATCTATGCCAACAAAATCACTTTAGCCAATAGCGGGAGTGTGGGGAGTTGCTTTTACCACCCCTACCCCTTTGTGGCTTCTGATCATTGCATGGTCATTTGGCTTAAAGAAAAGGAGCTTAACCGCCATTTAGCCCTTTTTTGCACCACGATTTTAAGGCATGGCGTGCAACACAAATACGGCTTTAATAGGGAAATCAACAAAGAGAGGCTTTTAGAGGAAAAATTTAGCCTGCCCGTCCATGCGCATAAGCAAATCGCCTACGACTTAATGGAAAACTTTATCAAAGCTTTAGAGAAACAACAAATTGAGAAAGTCGAAGCGTTGTGGGAGGAAAAATTAGGGGCGTATGCTAGCGTGGTGAGTAAGGCGCGCTAGATACCACCCATCCCCTAATGTCCTTCATCGTGATAAAACCATCCCTTTTTACTCAAGGGTTTTAGCAAGCTTTGGCATAGCCTACTAGCAGAACCCAAGCCCTTAACCTGTTTTTTCTCATCTAAATACAAACAAGGCACGCCTTGCATGCTCACCATTATATAATCCTGCAAATACGCCTTCAAGGCGGACACATCGTATTGTTCACTCTTAAACATCTGCGCGCACTCCGCCTGTGTGTTCGCACGCAAATATTCCGGGCGCAAACATGCCCCGGGGTATTTAGAAAAGAAAGTAGAGGCGTTGTAAAGCGTGGAGGTGTTATAAAGATCATCATTGCGATCGATCTCCAAAGTCCCTTGATTCTCTAAAAACTGGGCGACTCGCCTCAAGGCAAAGAAATTTACAGGGCGTAGGGGCTGTTGTTCGTCCATCAGGGTAGCGGTTTTCTCTTTAGAAGGGTCAAGGGCTTTATAATTGTCATTTTGATTGGTAGGTAGGCAGTAATTGCCCCAAAAATGCGTGTCCTCATCTAGGCTACAAGAACAGATACAAATACATTGCCCCTTAGAGTCTTTTTGGCGCGCATGGGTGCGGGCTATTTTGAGCGCGTTGAGCAGATTGTAGCCCAGATGGGGATTAGAATTGCCCATGATGAGGTCGTAAACTAAGGACACGCTATCAAAGTCTTGGTAAATGGTGTAGGCAATGCGCCCATCATAGGCATTTCCTAACTCAGGACGACTATTGATAAAATCCTGCATTCTTCTGCCCAAATCCCCACAACCTCCCCCATATTTAAACTCTTGAATCCGCGCTAGGGTGTGCACATACCACACCGCATCTAACCCTTGCGCGTGGGCGCGCATGAGGGGTTGGTAGATAAAATTTAGAGCACGCATAAAAGTTTGGGCGATTTCTTTTGTAGAAGCGGGGGTGTTTTTTTGGCAATTATCCTTAGAACCCCCCTCTAAGAGGGCAAAGAGAAACAACATCGCTTGTTGTTGGATACGCTTTAATAACGCTTTTTCTTTATCATTGTTGGGTTTAAAATTAGCCAGTAAAGGCAGAGATTCTAGCGCGCTTTGGGCTTGTTGTTCCAATTCAGGCAACACGCTTTGCAACAGACTCGCGTGATCTTGCTTGCAGGTGGGGTCTTGTGCATGCGCCTCTTGTAGGGCGTTTTCTAGGCGCGTGTGCATGGTATCTAGGCGTTGCAAAAATAGCGCAGCTAGGGCGATCTCTTTGGGAGGGGAGTAGAGTGCCCACGCTTGTAGGGCCTTACAGAGAGGGTTTTTAGAGTTAAAGCCGCGTAATTGATCCTTAGTGTGCAGATACAAGCAGGGGTTATTATCAAAGCTCAAGAGCCTAAAGGTTGTGAGATAAGCGCGATACGCAGAGGGGCTAAAACTTTGGGTGTTGAAGATTTGCTGGCAATTTTGTACGCTAGCTGGGCTTAGGTATTTGGGGTGAAAGCAGGGGGTGGGGTTGGTGCGCAACAACCATGCAGAGAGGTACTCGGGGTGTTTGAGAGTATCTATATAATAGTTTTTGCTATAAAAAAACGCCTCTACGCGCGCCCTATAGTGCAAATTCCATAGTTTAAGGGTCTGCTGTTGGTTAACAGAAAGATTCTTCAACCATCTAGCTTTGGCATCGTACCAATCCATAGCCCAAGCACTGCCAAGAGGGAGATGAAACTTATCCTTGTCCCAAATTAGATCCCATGCCAGTTGCGCACTTTTAAAATCTTCTAGCCATGGGCTAGGGGGGATGTCAGCGGGTAGGGCGCAAGCGTCTTTAGTTTCACAAACATGGGTGGAGTTATAATAGGTTTTAAGATCGCTTAAATACGCGTTAGGATCGAGCCCTTGTTGGTGCGCTTGGATGAGGGGGGTGTAGATGAAGTCTAGTAGGCGTGCGTATTCTTGAGCTAATAGGGGGGCGGGGGTGCTAGCAAGAAAGAGCAGGGGCTCTATAGACCAATTTGATGGGTCGAATCGAGCAATCGAGCCTTGTAAGAGGGCTAAGAGATGCAGGCTCTCATAATCTAACAAGTAAGCCCACTTAGAGCCTTGCAGAGAGGCTAGGGGGGTGGCTTGTAAAATGGCACGGACATATTGTTGCAGGGTCAAAAACCAATTGGAGGGGGGATGCAGGTAGCCATCCTGATCCATAGGAGAATTCCATATATTTTTGAGAAAATCTTGAGCGTTTTGAAAAGCTATCATCAAGTCTTTAGGTAGTGGCGCGCCCATTTGAGGGGGGTGGGCTTGCAACACACGGCAAAGGGGATTTTTAGAGCGGAAAGTTTTGAGGGTGTTTTGGGGGGTGAGATAGAGGCAGGGTTGGTTGTCAAAGCCTATGAGGCGAAAGGCGCGTAAATACTTTTGCAAGGGGGCATTAGGGCGTGCCAAGACATCGTGGCATGTTGCCTTCATCTGCTTAGATAATGCCGTGTTAAAGCAAAGATGGGGGAAACTCTTAAGGGTTTGCTCTAGGGGCTTAGTTTGACTGGCCATCTCTTGCAAACCATCAGCGCGCACATAAAGTGCAGCAACATAGGATTGACTCAACGCCTGAAAAAATTCTACATCCAAGCCCAAAGGCTTGAACATTTCATTGTAATAAGCCTCACCGGTATAGGGTCCTAATTCGATGCTAAAAATACTCAGCCCGGGAATAGGTCTTGCGCTCAAATACAGAG
This portion of the Helicobacter felis ATCC 49179 genome encodes:
- a CDS encoding restriction endonuclease subunit S, encoding MQLGEIFEVFKPTKHNYQKRFLPTEPTEGYISAITCTTQNNGIACYMPKEGAEVLENMISVGANGDAPAFYQSREFALLQDCYALKFKERELSHAQYLFLVVCLNKVLAKYNWNNKSGWAKVSKEQIPLPHTPNGEIAFEAMEAFIKELQAERLEELQAYLKVTGLEDTKLTPEEAHALNIFSAHFANRGGGGAMVLPLVT
- a CDS encoding restriction endonuclease subunit S: MRGGGVDVTLSGLKWREFRVGELFHINTPKRKFDANKVRFCIDGYPYVARGANNNGIRGYIDEDPIFLNEAPSISFGQDTATIFYQDKPYFTGDKIKVFTLKEEYLSRYRALFLITCMRKTFSAFSWGSTSFKQGILENLFIKLPTHKDGTIAYDLMEHFIKALEKQQIEKVMALWDQRLKAYEDTIYDKN